In Carya illinoinensis cultivar Pawnee chromosome 7, C.illinoinensisPawnee_v1, whole genome shotgun sequence, the following are encoded in one genomic region:
- the LOC122316951 gene encoding ribosomal RNA processing protein 1 homolog A-like translates to MGDGARAEEGILLIKQLGASNQSTRNKALILLLNTWLPSQRDLPDDLMRKLWKGLFYCVWHADKLPVQSQLVDRLSSLLLRLPLPLSFDYFSVFLLTMRREWSGIDALRLDKFYLFMRRFLHHSFALLKKNSWDSELSSRFMSVLVERTFFSDDKFQGSGVNYHIASVFLEELRPFLPVRSVIVQVLLEPFVSIMGKLPDKVLLGKIRSCMFEELLKMGKKLLEIKKVGGEVDSSDEAVVLGTIALTMGFSSKFYELGSSVQCCQGNRKVLFGLYEEFSKLEKDAVSSGIEVPIPDTVESDEEVPTLVPIGAEMEMAGSEPAEVGADAANVSSGDKSLKKCRKKKKDSGGSGKKSKKTKKTGIADTVLEDSPAEKQENAAIANGMNSNDESTGDGGSVTFNESVISNLQIQFEKIAAEAGLDIDVVSACDLPKIKVNGTVSKKRKRAKKQKSQNLELNSEGDADGGTSAKSGEKSAKKVRFSMKNNLVWKPHSPMPAQSLRLPPSVTPRGSALKKGLPPGPIREMPPATKKVKKRAVSAKKPRKAIKTISPAVKRVKKLKSRST, encoded by the coding sequence ATGGGCGACGGAGCGCGAGCAGAAGAAGGGATCTTACTGATAAAACAGCTCGGCGCATCCAACCAGAGCACCCGGAATAAAGCTCTCATCCTCCTTCTCAATACATGGCTTCCATCCCAACGCGATCTACCTGACGATCTTATGAGGAAGCTCTGGAAGGGCCTCTTCTACTGCGTCTGGCACGCCGACAAGCTTCCCGTTCAGTCACAACTCGTCGACCGTCTCTCCTCTCTCCTCCTCcgcctccctctccctctctccttcgACTACTTCTCTGTCTTCCTCCTCACCATGCGCCGCGAGTGGTCTGGCATCGACGCCCTCAGGTTAGACAAGTTCTACCTCTTTATGCGTAGGTTTTTGCATCATTCTTTCgctttgttgaaaaaaaattcgTGGGATTCCGAACTTTCGAGTCGTTTTATGAGTGTTTTGGTGGAGAGGACGTTCTTCTCTGATGATAAGTTTCAGGGCAGTGGTGTTAATTACCATATTGCATCCGTTTTTCTTGAGGAACTTAGGCCGTTCCTTCCGGTTCGCTCTGTAATAGTCCAAGTTCTTTTGGAACCGTTTGTTTCTATTATGGGGAAGTTGCCTGATAAAGTGTTGCTAGGGAAAATTAGGTCTTGTATGTTTGAAGAGTTGTTAAAAATGGGGAAGAAGTTATTGGAGATCAAGAAAGTTGGGGGTGAGGTTGATTCCAGTGACGAAGCTGTGGTGCTTGGGACAATTGCATTGACCATGGGGTTTTCGAGCAAGTTTTATGAATTGGGTTCTTCGGTTCAATGCTGTCAGGGGAATAGGAAGGTACTGTTTGGTTTGTACGAGGAGTTTTCCAAGTTGGAGAAGGATGCGGTGTCTTCAGGGATTGAGGTTCCGATTCCTGATACTGTCGAAAGTGATGAAGAAGTGCCAACTTTGGTTCCTATTGGTGCCGAGATGGAAATGGCTGGCTCGGAACCTGCTGAGGTTGGTGCAGATGCTGCAAATGTGTCTTCTGGTGATAAGTCTTTAAAGAAGtgcaggaaaaagaagaaagactCAGGTGGCAGTGGCAAAAAGTctaagaagacgaagaagactGGGATTGCTGATACGGTTTTAGAGGATAGTCCTGCAGAGAAACAGGAGAATGCAGCTATCGCAAACGGGATGAATTCAAATGATGAATCTACTGGTGATGGGGGTTCTGTAACATTCAATGAATCTGTGATTTCGAATCTCCAGATTCAGTTTGAGAAGATTGCTGCTGAAGCTGGCTTGGATATTGATGTTGTGAGTGCCTGTGATTTGCCGAAAATTAAAGTTAATGGTACTGTAtcgaagaagagaaagagagcAAAGAAACAGAAATCCCAAAATCTCGAGCTAAACAGTGAGGGGGATGCTGATGGTGGCACAAGTGCGAAGAGTGGGGAAAAGAGTGCAAAGAAGGTAAGGTTTTCCATGAAGAATAATTTGGTGTGGAAGCCCCACAGTCCGATGCCTGCACAAAGTTTGAGATTGCCCCCCTCTGTTACGCCAAGAGGAAGTGCACTTAAGAAAGGGTTACCTCCAGGTCCCATCAGAGAGATGCCTCCTGCAACTAAGAAGGTGAAGAAGAGAGCTGTTTCTGCAAAGAAACCCAGGAAGGCAATAAAAACCATTTCCCCGGCTGTCAAACGTGTGAAGAAGTTGAAATCTCGGTCTACCTAG
- the LOC122316954 gene encoding extracellular ribonuclease-like: protein MESPVLIDGRLNLVKSYAVAVRTCKPRRMPSSSHRRLESNLSQFRTRGSKFEIRTVHPTRTTLGRNWVSKTFARGLRDSMWFSLNNSWRWTSRIISFYLFCLNLVAEASDYPAPSFTYACEDVNNYYADAQNLGGKSLKKKLNHIIARHHSLSYKEVWDALKILDAADVEKPDSSSGIIEIYSLRVVPKHLAGKPEGWNREHLWPRSYGLTYGPSLTDIHNIRAADVNLNSSRGNKYYGQCNANSTNCLRPANKEAAMDTETDKERWAPPVKVRGDIARALMYMAVCYGFHQRGGGPDLRLSDSPSIGKREMGLLSTLLKWNEVDPPSREEKLRNERICRFYQHNRNPFVDHPEFANLIWKHAVPSRQSSNIPSLKAWTKRSHSTKNAKEFRTIYPS, encoded by the exons ATGGAGTCTCCTGTCCTTATCGACGGCAGATTGAATTTGGTTAAATCCTACGCCGTGGCAGTGCGGACATGTAAGCCGAGACGTATGCCGTCTTCTAGCCACCGGCGGCTCGAAAGTAACCTTTCTCAATTTCGAACCCGTGGATCCAAGTTCGAGATCAGAACTGTCCATCCTACCAGGACAACCTTGGGACGTAATTGGGTTTCCAAAACCTTTGCCAG GGGCCTAAGGGATTCTATGTGGTTTAGCTTAAATAACTCGTGGAGATGGACCTCTCGGATTATCTCCTTTTACTTGTTCTGCCTGAATCTTGTTGCAGAAGCCTCTGATTATCCAGCTCCTTCTTTCACATATGCCTGTGAGGATGTGAACAACTATTATGCTGATGCACAAAATTTAGGAGGCAAATCActcaagaaaaagttgaatcacATCATTGCTCGGCATCATTCCTTGTCCTACAAAGAG GTGTGGGATGCCCTCAAGATTCTTGACGCTGCTGATGTTGAGAAACCAGATTCTTCATCAGGGAT AATTGAAATTTACTCCTTGAGAGTTGTCCCGAAGCATTTAGCAGGAAAGCCAGAGGGATGGAATA GGGAACACTTGTGGCCTCGTTCATATGGGTTAACTTATGGTCCATCATTGACTGATATACACAATATTCGAGCAGCAGATGTGAATT TGAATTCATCTAGGGGGAACAAGTACTATGGGCAATGCAATGCCAACTCTACTAATTGTTTGAGGCCAGCAAACAAAGAAGCTGCTATGGACACCGAAACTGACAAGGAAAGATGGGCACCGCCTGTAAag GTTCGAGGTGATATTGCAAGGGCATTAATGTACATGGCAGTCTGCTACGGGTTTCATCAACGAGGTGGAGGCCCGGATCTTCGCCTTTCAGATTCTCCAAGCATTG GAAAGAGGGAGATGGGACTGCTTTCTACGTTATTAAAATGGAATGAAGTCGATCCACCTTCAAGAGAAGAGAAATTGAGAAATGAAAGAATATGCAGGTTTTATCAGCATAACAGAAATCCTTTTGTTGATCATCCAGAATTTGCCAATTTGATATGGAAGCATGCTGTTCCAAGCCGTCAGAGTTCTAATATTCCTTCCCTCAAGGCATGGACTAAAAGATCTCACAGTACGAAAAATGCAAAAGAGTTTAGAACCATATATCCTTCTTGA
- the LOC122316953 gene encoding RING-H2 finger protein ATL43: protein MGIFNLKSTRLVPLLLLLVTLSAIIWPSSIAADDVVQNAAFDSGRGGGIGDIATVNGPFPSPPPPSPPPLPSGRPSFSPFRPGIAVIVAVLTTMFSVTFLLLLYAKHCKRGRVVVSGQAPRPSAARKNSGIERTVIESLPVFRFRSLRGQKEGLECAVCLTRFDSAEVLRLLPKCKHAFHVECVDTWLDAHSTCPLCRYRVDPEDVLLVDDPKILPQNEPIPAPEDDSVVVDVESGRLCEVSNIRRISGRHSSAGERGTGFLQMIFQRASDSGSQDLTSFRRSLDSAGSRKKSHSVAVGCFDRPRKDGLLLTDERTGLDRTRFEHRIIVSPATGGFNQRWSDVQPSDLLYLRSEMIISNSRRFSSSASGSRPSMTRQHDSSIIGGNAWWGGRNVINARSVSEITGLSRFQNPSHQFEQQQRQREDQERRQAGVVSRWLAWISQTQPAVRSGRTTTTIAS from the coding sequence ATGGGCATCTTTAATTTGAAGTCCACGAGGCTCGTgccccttctccttctcctcgTCACTCTCTCTGCCATTATTTGGCCTTCTTCTATTGCTGCAGACGATGTGGTTCAGAATGCTGCTTTTGATTCGGGACGTGGCGGAGGTATTGGCGATATTGCCACGGTAAATGGTCCATTTCCTTCACCCCCGCCCCCGTCACCTCCACCCTTGCCCAGTGGAAGACCAAGTTTCTCGCCGTTTAGGCCCGGCATAGCGGTTATAGTGGCCGTCTTGACCACCATGTTCTCCGTCACCTTTCTACTTCTCCTATACGCCAAGCACTGCAAGCGTGGACGCGTTGTCGTTAGCGGGCAAGCACCGAGGCCCTCGGCTGCCAGGAAGAACTCGGGCATTGAACGGACCGTTATAGAGTCATTACCCGTGTTCCGATTCAGGTCCCTAAGGGGCCAAAAGGAAGGACTCGAGTGCGCCGTTTGTCTCACCAGGTTCGACTCCGCAGAGGTCCTCAGGCTGCTCCCCAAGTGCAAGCATGCCTTCCATGTTGAATGCGTGGACACCTGGCTCGACGCCCACTCCACTTGTCCGCTGTGTCGTTACCGGGTCGACCCGGAAGATGTGCTTCTCGTTGACGACCCCAAAATTTTACCCCAAAACGAGCCCATTCCAGCACCCGAGGATGACTCCGTTGTCGTAGACGTCGAGAGCGGAAGATTATGTGAGGTTTCAAACATACGGCGAATTTCGGGTCGGCATTCATCTGCCGGAGAGAGGGGGACCGGGTTCTTGCAAATGATTTTCCAGAGAGCCAGCGACTCGGGTTCTCAGGATCTGACGTCGTTTAGGAGATCACTCGACAGTGCAGGTTCGAGAAAGAAGAGCCACTCCGTTGCCGTCGGATGTTTTGACCGTCCCCGTAAGGATGGGCTTTTGTTGACCGACGAGAGGACAGGGTTGGATCGAACTAGATTCGAGCACCGGATCATTGTCTCCCCCGCGACTGGTGGTTTCAACCAAAGGTGGAGCGATGTGCAGCCGTCGGATCTGCTGTATCTCCGGTCAGAAATGATAATAAGTAACAGCCGTAGATTCTCGTCGTCAGCATCGGGATCTCGACCTTCAATGACGCGGCAGCATGACAGTAGCATTATTGGCGGAAACGCGTGGTGGGGTGGTAGAAACGTAATAAATGCTAGAAGCGTGTCTGAAATCACAGGTTTGAGTAGGTTCCAAAACCCCAGCCACCAATTCGAGCAGCAGCAGCGCCAGCGCGAGGACCAAGAACGAAGGCAGGCGGGGGTAGTATCGAGGTGGTTGGCTTGGATTTCTCAAACACAGCCAGCTGTACGGTCGGGACGTACCACTACTACGATTGCATCTTAG